Proteins from one Paenibacillus amylolyticus genomic window:
- a CDS encoding amino acid ABC transporter ATP-binding protein, protein MAKIKVEGLKKSFGSNQVLKGIDMSVNEGEVVCVIGPSGSGKSTFLRCINQLDAITAGRVIVDDQDLNDPRTNLNKARENIGMVFQHFNLFPHFSVLKNIMFAPRELGILNAQQARDTALQLLERVGLSDKADSFPTQLSGGQKQRVAIARALAMNPDVMLFDEPTSALDPEMVGEVLGVMKDLASEGMTMMIVTHEMGFAREVADRVIFMDGGYIVEQGTPAEIFGNPKNERTISFLEKVL, encoded by the coding sequence GTGGCTAAAATAAAAGTTGAAGGTTTGAAGAAAAGTTTCGGCTCGAATCAGGTTCTCAAGGGAATTGATATGTCAGTCAATGAAGGAGAAGTGGTCTGTGTCATCGGGCCTTCCGGTTCAGGAAAAAGTACATTCTTGCGCTGCATCAACCAGCTCGATGCCATTACGGCAGGCCGGGTCATCGTAGATGATCAGGATCTGAATGACCCTAGAACCAACCTGAACAAAGCTCGTGAAAATATTGGAATGGTATTTCAACATTTTAACTTATTCCCTCATTTTAGTGTTCTTAAGAACATCATGTTTGCACCCAGAGAACTCGGGATTTTAAATGCACAGCAGGCGCGTGATACAGCACTTCAATTGCTTGAGCGTGTGGGTCTGTCTGATAAAGCAGACAGCTTCCCAACACAACTGTCAGGTGGACAAAAACAACGTGTAGCGATCGCTCGTGCACTTGCCATGAATCCGGACGTTATGTTATTCGATGAGCCGACTTCGGCGCTCGACCCTGAGATGGTCGGAGAAGTTCTGGGTGTTATGAAGGACCTCGCGAGCGAAGGCATGACAATGATGATCGTTACCCATGAAATGGGTTTTGCCCGCGAAGTAGCTGATCGCGTGATCTTCATGGACGGTGGTTATATTGTCGAGCAGGGGACCCCTGCAGAGATATTTGGGAATCCGAAAAATGAACGGACGATCAGCTTTTTGGAAAAGGTATTATAG
- a CDS encoding benzoate/H(+) symporter BenE family transporter, whose translation MKTAAFLSLRGRDLISPVIAALISVIVNYGGTFILVFQAAKVAGLSPEMTASWIWSISIGVGITGIWLSYRFKEPIITAWSTPGVAFLVSALAVTPYPEAIGAYMISAVGFIILGMSGMFERFVRLIPPGIASGLLAGILLQFGISAFGGAKLDPLLVTVLFAAYIVLRRFTSRYAIVGILAIGLIYLICMGKTDFSTIQLAVASPVLVVPSFSLNALLGVALPLFIITLTGQYMPGMLVLRNDGFKTSANPILTVTGLGSLLAAPFGSHAFNVAAITAAICTGKDAHEDATKRYIAGIACGIFYIFVGIFGVTLAALFLILPATFIATLAGLALLGTIGGSLANALTEPKGRETALITFLATAANVTLLGVGGAFWGLVAGMMAHLVMNSGISKKQLGTNR comes from the coding sequence ATGAAGACAGCAGCATTCCTTTCGTTACGTGGTCGCGATCTGATCTCACCGGTGATTGCGGCTTTGATATCCGTCATTGTGAATTACGGGGGTACATTTATTCTTGTGTTTCAAGCGGCAAAAGTGGCTGGTTTAAGCCCGGAAATGACAGCATCCTGGATTTGGTCCATCTCAATTGGGGTCGGAATAACGGGGATTTGGCTTAGTTATCGATTCAAGGAACCGATTATTACAGCCTGGTCTACACCGGGTGTGGCATTTCTGGTTTCGGCATTAGCGGTGACGCCTTATCCAGAAGCTATCGGCGCTTACATGATTTCGGCAGTCGGATTTATTATTTTAGGTATGTCAGGCATGTTTGAACGTTTTGTTCGACTTATTCCCCCTGGTATCGCTTCCGGATTGTTGGCAGGTATTTTGCTACAGTTTGGAATATCGGCCTTTGGAGGGGCGAAGCTTGATCCTTTGCTTGTTACTGTGCTGTTTGCTGCCTACATCGTGCTAAGAAGGTTTACTTCCCGTTACGCCATTGTTGGCATATTGGCAATAGGCTTGATTTATTTGATATGCATGGGAAAAACGGACTTCAGTACGATCCAATTGGCAGTTGCTTCGCCTGTATTGGTTGTTCCATCGTTTTCGTTAAATGCTTTGCTTGGCGTTGCACTGCCGCTATTCATTATCACCCTGACAGGGCAGTATATGCCCGGAATGCTTGTTCTGCGTAATGATGGATTCAAGACAAGTGCCAATCCCATTTTGACGGTAACCGGTTTGGGCTCACTGCTTGCAGCTCCATTCGGCTCGCATGCTTTTAACGTGGCGGCTATTACCGCAGCGATATGTACAGGAAAAGATGCACATGAGGATGCAACAAAACGGTACATAGCAGGTATTGCTTGTGGGATCTTTTATATTTTTGTCGGTATTTTTGGCGTAACTTTGGCTGCCCTGTTTTTGATTCTTCCTGCTACCTTTATTGCAACATTAGCCGGACTGGCGTTACTTGGAACAATTGGCGGCAGTCTTGCGAATGCATTAACGGAACCCAAAGGACGTGAAACCGCATTGATCACTTTTTTGGCGACCGCAGCCAATGTGACCTTGCTTGGTGTCGGTGGTGCATTCTGGGGACTCGTTGCAGGAATGATGGCCCATCTAGTGATGAATAGTGGAATTTCCAAAAAACAATTAGGAACGAATAGATAA
- a CDS encoding TetR/AcrR family transcriptional regulator, producing MSVSSNLSSKEKLMLTAIDLISKKGYKSVTTQEIATSAGLSEKTLFRLFKTKQNLLESAFDQYHYAEEMTRIFNEKLVWDLNTDLLLISKTYHDIMNRNRKLFMISLKEVENLPGYRERTVKYPQQLLDILTNYFNIMYDKGKLVKINPELQAFSFMSLNYGVFINNLEEEVLFQGFRWKASLQRVYGRLLGH from the coding sequence ATGTCCGTTAGCAGCAATCTTAGCAGTAAAGAAAAATTAATGTTGACGGCCATTGATTTAATTTCAAAGAAAGGCTATAAAAGTGTGACGACACAGGAAATAGCCACATCTGCCGGACTAAGTGAGAAAACCTTGTTTCGTCTCTTTAAGACTAAACAAAACTTGTTAGAGAGTGCCTTTGACCAATATCATTATGCAGAAGAGATGACAAGGATCTTCAATGAAAAACTCGTATGGGATCTGAATACAGATTTGTTGCTGATCAGCAAGACATATCATGATATCATGAACCGTAATCGAAAATTGTTTATGATTAGCCTGAAGGAAGTAGAGAATCTTCCCGGTTATAGAGAGAGAACGGTAAAGTATCCTCAACAACTTTTGGATATTCTAACCAATTACTTTAATATCATGTATGATAAAGGAAAGTTGGTTAAAATCAATCCTGAACTGCAAGCTTTCTCATTCATGTCATTGAATTATGGCGTATTCATAAATAATCTCGAAGAAGAAGTTCTTTTCCAGGGCTTTCGTTGGAAGGCATCATTACAGAGAGTGTATGGACGTTTACTAGGGCATTAA
- the glyA gene encoding serine hydroxymethyltransferase, with the protein MKHLEKQDQVIGNAIQQELGRQKDTIELIASENFVSEAVMEASGSVLTNKYAEGYPGRRYYGGCEPVDTVEEIANGRLKALFGAEHANVQPHSGSQANMAVYFASVGIGDTILGMNLSQGGHLTHGSRVNFSGRFYNFVSYGVDARTGRIDFDEVRKLAYTYRPRMIVAGGSAYPRTIEFELFAQIAAEVGALFFVDMAHIAGIVAAGLHPNPIPHAHFVSTTTHKTLRGPRGGAILCRESWAQAIDKAVFPGTQGGPFMHVIAGKAVALGEALQSNFTTYIERVLHNANVLAETLMNEGLNLVSGGTDNHIVLVDLRTTGLTGKEAEAILDEVGITANKNAIPHDTASPLVTSGIRFGTPAMTTRGLGAAEMKEIAHLIGLAFKNSTNSDVKKQILGSVREITSQFPLYEGLE; encoded by the coding sequence ATGAAACATTTGGAGAAGCAAGATCAAGTCATAGGAAATGCTATTCAGCAAGAGCTTGGAAGGCAGAAGGATACGATTGAACTGATTGCATCAGAGAATTTTGTAAGTGAAGCTGTGATGGAAGCATCGGGTTCCGTATTGACCAATAAATATGCGGAGGGGTATCCGGGCAGAAGGTATTATGGCGGGTGTGAGCCTGTCGATACCGTCGAAGAGATAGCGAATGGCCGCCTTAAGGCACTTTTTGGAGCCGAACATGCGAATGTGCAGCCTCACTCTGGTTCTCAGGCCAACATGGCTGTATATTTTGCCTCGGTTGGGATTGGTGACACGATCCTTGGCATGAATTTATCCCAGGGTGGTCATCTAACACACGGAAGTCGCGTTAATTTTTCGGGGAGATTTTATAATTTTGTTTCATATGGTGTCGATGCTCGAACAGGCCGCATTGACTTTGACGAAGTGCGCAAACTGGCTTATACGTATCGCCCACGCATGATTGTTGCAGGTGGAAGTGCGTACCCTCGGACCATTGAGTTTGAATTATTCGCCCAAATTGCCGCCGAAGTGGGAGCCCTTTTCTTTGTAGATATGGCGCATATAGCCGGAATAGTCGCAGCCGGTTTGCATCCTAATCCGATACCGCATGCTCATTTTGTCTCCACCACCACGCACAAGACTTTGCGAGGACCCCGAGGGGGAGCCATTTTGTGTCGGGAGTCGTGGGCACAGGCAATTGACAAAGCTGTATTCCCAGGAACCCAGGGCGGGCCATTCATGCATGTCATAGCAGGAAAGGCGGTGGCCTTAGGTGAGGCATTGCAATCCAATTTCACAACATATATTGAACGTGTTCTGCATAATGCCAACGTACTGGCAGAAACTCTAATGAACGAAGGACTCAACCTTGTATCGGGTGGGACTGATAATCATATTGTGTTGGTTGACTTACGTACTACGGGCCTTACAGGCAAAGAAGCCGAAGCTATACTTGATGAAGTAGGGATTACGGCGAATAAAAATGCGATCCCTCACGATACGGCCAGTCCTTTGGTTACGAGTGGTATCCGTTTTGGAACACCGGCCATGACGACCAGAGGACTTGGAGCCGCGGAAATGAAAGAGATTGCTCATCTTATCGGGCTTGCCTTCAAGAATTCAACGAACTCGGATGTCAAAAAACAGATATTAGGCAGTGTCCGCGAAATTACTTCGCAATTCCCTTTATATGAAGGGCTTGAATAG
- a CDS encoding PLP-dependent aminotransferase family protein — MLKVNRDDPRPIWQQLLDQAIHNITTGKWQPGELLLPSRELAQLIGVSRSTIQIVYEELYSRGYTVTSRRAGTRVSDWTYAPRSSEEITVRGPIPPELPALNESIGHLHSWFGNRDRRKIEIDFNPHEPYLDESFTKAWRQSFLQASTEPNLDLWAYGDARGLLALREQIQRYLSLERGIHIDVDQILLTSGAQHSIDLIAQALLREGDRVSVEDPGFPAAWMAMKYRRMQVDSVPVDEYGLCVDRIHPQTKLVYVTPSHQCAAGVIMSEPRRQQLMNMAAHQRYWIVEDDYDSEFRYRGDPLPTIFSQQPQNTLYMMSFSKMVAPGIRLSAIIGPRIAIDRLTQVHELTYRHLPIMEQLTLTYFIERGHFTRHMRRVRNIYRRRHEVMTKAIVASGLGSRFTLSGVETGLHILLESEPSFDEEALTNAALDQGVRVYPLSRYCLESHRKGWILGFAKVDEDQIEEGIHRFAKLVL, encoded by the coding sequence ATGCTAAAAGTGAATCGAGATGACCCTCGCCCGATCTGGCAGCAACTTCTGGATCAAGCGATTCATAATATTACAACCGGGAAATGGCAACCAGGTGAATTGTTGCTCCCATCACGTGAACTTGCTCAATTAATTGGTGTTTCACGGTCAACCATACAGATTGTGTACGAGGAATTATACAGCCGGGGGTATACGGTAACTTCACGTCGGGCCGGGACAAGGGTTAGTGATTGGACATATGCACCTCGTTCATCAGAAGAAATCACGGTGCGAGGACCTATTCCTCCCGAACTGCCTGCACTAAACGAATCGATTGGTCACCTGCATAGTTGGTTCGGCAATAGAGACCGTCGCAAGATCGAAATTGATTTTAATCCTCACGAGCCTTATCTGGATGAAAGTTTCACAAAAGCCTGGAGGCAATCTTTTCTACAAGCCTCCACTGAACCCAATCTGGACCTTTGGGCTTACGGCGATGCCAGAGGGCTACTCGCGTTAAGAGAGCAGATTCAGCGTTATTTGTCACTTGAACGAGGCATTCATATCGATGTGGATCAAATCTTGTTAACTTCAGGTGCACAACATAGCATTGATTTAATTGCCCAGGCACTCTTACGTGAAGGAGACAGAGTTTCCGTAGAAGATCCCGGCTTTCCTGCCGCTTGGATGGCGATGAAATACCGCCGGATGCAAGTCGACTCCGTTCCAGTCGATGAGTATGGATTATGTGTAGATCGAATTCACCCACAGACGAAACTCGTATATGTTACACCTTCTCATCAATGCGCAGCTGGCGTTATTATGTCAGAGCCACGCAGGCAACAATTAATGAACATGGCAGCTCATCAACGATATTGGATTGTAGAGGATGACTACGATAGCGAATTTAGGTACCGTGGAGATCCACTTCCGACGATATTCAGTCAGCAACCTCAGAATACGCTATATATGATGAGTTTTTCCAAAATGGTCGCACCTGGCATTCGTCTATCCGCTATCATTGGCCCCAGAATAGCCATCGACCGCCTTACCCAAGTTCATGAATTAACCTATCGTCATCTGCCGATTATGGAACAATTAACGTTAACCTATTTTATTGAACGTGGTCATTTTACGCGCCATATGAGAAGAGTTCGGAACATCTATCGACGCAGACACGAAGTCATGACCAAAGCCATTGTTGCTTCCGGGCTAGGCTCACGCTTTACATTAAGTGGTGTGGAGACGGGATTACATATACTACTGGAATCTGAACCGTCATTTGACGAAGAAGCGCTGACGAATGCTGCGCTTGATCAAGGTGTGCGTGTGTATCCGCTTAGCAGATATTGCTTGGAAAGTCATCGAAAAGGATGGATATTGGGTTTTGCGAAAGTGGATGAGGATCAGATTGAGGAAGGCATACACCGATTTGCAAAGCTTGTACTCTGA
- a CDS encoding MFS transporter, with protein sequence MNTNKETLLLRVLVFTLIISVMNGMMFNVVLPVIGEEFQLTASQASWIVTGYLVVYAIGTVTYGKLTDKYSMKVLISFGLWILAAGSLLGIVATEYWMVIIARIVQAAGAAVIPALAMIIPVRYFAPEKRGQALGTSAIGIALGNALAPIVAGFVSSALSWEFLFVIPLLSLATLPFYRKYLDDEKGGSEKMDYLGGALLAGTVATLLLSLTQANAWFLLTGMVLLILFIMRIRYAEVPFVKPAVFQNKAYSAGMVIAFLLVAISPAIPFTTPQLLSEVHGLSPALTGVIMLPSALVAALLGRRGGRLADEKGNPFLLYTASSLLVVGFISLSLVVGAEPVLISFFLVFGVLGQSYMQIAVSNTIAQTLPKEQIGIGMGLLSMFNFIAVSVSTAALGKVLDGGTATFQLNPLLQDKTAFVYSNIFIVLALFVIAITVLYMLQFGRMSKTVHHSSSS encoded by the coding sequence ATGAACACCAATAAAGAAACGTTATTACTCCGTGTTCTTGTTTTTACACTGATTATATCCGTCATGAATGGAATGATGTTTAATGTTGTATTACCTGTGATTGGGGAAGAGTTCCAACTTACGGCTTCTCAAGCGAGCTGGATCGTTACAGGTTATTTAGTTGTATATGCGATTGGTACAGTCACTTACGGGAAACTTACCGATAAATACAGTATGAAGGTTCTGATTTCATTTGGTCTTTGGATATTGGCAGCAGGCTCTCTTCTGGGGATTGTGGCTACAGAGTATTGGATGGTTATTATCGCACGGATCGTGCAGGCTGCTGGCGCAGCGGTCATACCTGCATTGGCTATGATTATTCCCGTTCGATACTTCGCACCGGAGAAACGCGGGCAAGCCTTGGGTACCTCTGCCATTGGAATAGCTCTTGGAAATGCCCTTGCACCGATCGTGGCCGGATTTGTATCAAGTGCTTTAAGTTGGGAGTTTCTTTTTGTTATCCCGCTCCTTTCTCTGGCTACGCTACCTTTTTATCGAAAATACCTGGATGATGAAAAAGGCGGCAGTGAAAAAATGGATTATTTGGGTGGAGCGTTATTAGCAGGAACAGTTGCTACACTTTTGCTCTCATTAACCCAAGCGAATGCATGGTTCCTGTTAACCGGGATGGTCTTATTAATACTGTTCATTATGCGTATTCGTTATGCGGAAGTGCCGTTTGTAAAACCGGCTGTATTTCAAAACAAGGCCTATTCAGCTGGAATGGTTATTGCATTCCTTCTGGTCGCTATCAGTCCTGCCATTCCATTTACTACGCCACAATTGCTCTCGGAAGTACATGGTCTATCCCCAGCATTGACAGGTGTTATTATGCTGCCTTCTGCACTCGTAGCTGCACTTCTCGGACGCAGAGGTGGAAGACTTGCGGATGAAAAAGGGAATCCTTTTCTACTGTATACGGCATCTTCACTACTTGTTGTTGGTTTTATAAGTTTATCGTTGGTTGTAGGTGCTGAACCTGTCTTGATTTCCTTTTTTCTTGTTTTTGGTGTTCTGGGTCAGTCTTATATGCAAATTGCGGTCTCAAATACCATTGCTCAGACGCTCCCCAAAGAGCAAATTGGAATAGGGATGGGATTGCTGTCCATGTTTAACTTCATTGCAGTGTCTGTGTCTACTGCTGCCCTGGGAAAGGTGCTTGACGGGGGAACAGCTACGTTTCAACTTAACCCTCTGCTTCAAGACAAGACAGCTTTTGTATACAGTAATATATTTATTGTGCTTGCCTTGTTTGTTATCGCGATAACTGTGCTATATATGCTTCAATTTGGACGTATGTCCAAAACTGTTCATCATTCGAGTTCATCTTAA
- a CDS encoding serine hydrolase domain-containing protein, which translates to MRLTRKKRTTIAAMTLVFAMMTPLSAMATPATSNISNPTYDLTKKAASEKAKVLTESYAATSVQYALMDEGKIVISGQTGTNDLKNNIPITSETMYGIGSTSKMMLATAVMKLVDQGKIDLDEPVVKYIPDFTMTDKRYQQITPRMLLNHSSGLLGTSSNSAILFGDNDTYAHDTLLEQLATQHLKADPGAYSVYSNDGFTLAEILVERVSGMSFTAFMHRYITEPLGMEHTKTPQDIVDLGQMATTYSPSNDEQLPLETTNMIGSGGIYSTAEDLLQFSKIFTGEVETVLSQEAVEAMEQEEYKRGMWPKEGDSSIGYGLGWDSVNLFPFNDYGIQAVSKGGNTITYHSSLIVLPEYNMAAAVTSSGGHSSTDQLLATELLLGALEEKNMIPERKPEKSHGTPVKANMPNELSLHTGMYGGGANMLLNLEVKNDGQLTISNLSSPSSSAQTYTYTADGSFVNATGTEKLKFVREVNGNTYLWSRSYQSVPGLGQVASSEYKAEKLETNELTAEAKAAWQKREGKAYVLVNEKYTSTLYNTAMPMIPIHTFNELPGYIYTNTIIGANQAVNQLQIPGLAGRDTMEFNFYEENGVEYVTAGGNVYAAQEIIKPIYAGRQSKTTIQANGHATWYSIPSLAAGKVISVKMSSNSAFAVYDQAGVGVNHTVVSGQNETILPENGTIVFAGDAGSKFEIVLTTREN; encoded by the coding sequence ATGAGATTGACACGAAAGAAACGAACAACGATTGCCGCCATGACTTTGGTGTTTGCGATGATGACCCCACTGTCGGCAATGGCCACACCCGCTACCAGTAACATTAGTAATCCAACGTATGATCTGACGAAAAAGGCAGCAAGCGAAAAGGCCAAGGTGCTCACTGAATCCTATGCTGCGACAAGTGTGCAGTACGCACTGATGGATGAAGGGAAGATTGTGATCTCCGGTCAGACAGGCACAAATGACCTAAAAAACAACATTCCGATTACTTCAGAGACCATGTATGGCATTGGTTCAACCAGCAAAATGATGCTCGCAACGGCCGTAATGAAGCTCGTGGACCAAGGCAAGATTGATCTCGATGAGCCAGTCGTGAAGTATATCCCGGACTTTACAATGACAGACAAGCGTTACCAACAGATCACACCACGCATGTTACTGAATCATTCATCAGGACTTCTTGGAACATCAAGCAATAGTGCAATACTGTTTGGAGATAATGATACCTATGCACATGATACGTTACTTGAGCAATTGGCCACCCAACATCTGAAGGCGGACCCTGGCGCATACTCGGTGTATAGTAATGATGGGTTTACATTAGCTGAAATTTTGGTGGAGCGGGTCAGCGGTATGAGCTTCACCGCGTTCATGCACCGGTACATAACCGAACCGTTGGGTATGGAGCATACCAAAACACCGCAGGATATTGTGGATCTTGGCCAGATGGCAACAACATACTCTCCATCGAACGATGAGCAACTTCCATTAGAGACTACCAATATGATTGGATCAGGAGGCATCTATTCCACCGCTGAAGATCTGCTTCAATTCTCGAAAATCTTTACAGGTGAGGTTGAAACGGTCCTTTCACAGGAAGCTGTAGAGGCTATGGAGCAAGAAGAATACAAGAGAGGCATGTGGCCGAAAGAGGGCGATTCGTCTATTGGTTATGGCCTCGGATGGGACAGCGTCAACCTGTTTCCATTTAACGATTATGGCATCCAGGCCGTAAGCAAAGGCGGCAATACGATAACCTACCATTCCTCATTAATTGTGTTACCGGAATACAATATGGCTGCTGCCGTAACCTCTTCGGGCGGTCACAGCTCAACGGATCAATTGCTGGCAACGGAACTGTTGCTTGGCGCGCTTGAGGAGAAAAATATGATTCCGGAGCGTAAGCCGGAGAAGTCACATGGTACACCAGTGAAGGCAAACATGCCCAATGAACTTTCACTGCATACAGGTATGTATGGCGGTGGAGCAAACATGTTATTGAACTTGGAAGTGAAGAATGACGGACAATTGACAATATCTAATCTGTCATCTCCTAGCAGCTCTGCTCAGACCTATACGTACACTGCAGATGGCTCATTTGTTAATGCAACGGGCACAGAAAAGCTGAAATTCGTTCGGGAAGTCAACGGAAACACATACTTGTGGTCTCGCTCGTATCAGTCGGTCCCTGGACTGGGTCAAGTTGCTTCCTCGGAATATAAAGCCGAAAAGCTTGAAACCAATGAATTGACTGCAGAAGCAAAGGCCGCATGGCAAAAACGGGAAGGCAAAGCATACGTGTTGGTTAATGAAAAATACACATCCACACTCTACAACACAGCGATGCCGATGATTCCCATTCATACTTTTAATGAGCTTCCTGGTTATATCTACACCAATACAATCATTGGAGCTAACCAAGCCGTGAACCAATTGCAAATTCCTGGATTAGCGGGCCGTGACACAATGGAGTTCAATTTCTATGAGGAAAATGGCGTGGAATATGTTACAGCTGGAGGCAACGTATATGCTGCTCAAGAAATTATAAAACCGATCTATGCAGGCAGACAATCAAAGACAACGATTCAAGCGAATGGCCATGCCACATGGTATTCGATTCCGTCATTAGCCGCAGGTAAAGTAATCTCGGTCAAGATGTCTTCAAACAGCGCGTTTGCTGTATATGACCAAGCGGGAGTAGGTGTGAATCACACGGTGGTCAGTGGACAAAATGAAACGATATTGCCTGAGAACGGAACCATCGTATTTGCGGGTGATGCTGGTTCGAAGTTCGAGATTGTATTGACAACCAGAGAAAATTAA
- a CDS encoding SDR family oxidoreductase: MNILVLGATGRVGSHLVANALRSNHHVTALVRNPEKVHISDNNFVLHQGNALIKEDIHQAMLGADLVVSALGTDGTTTLSQSTRLIVEVMAQEHIQRIITIGTAGILESRTDPDMFRFQSSESKRKSTRAAEEHLEMYNMLKASELKWTIVCPTYLYDGESLGTYRIERDYLPVGGTSISVKDTAEFAYQQFMSDDYVQSRVGIAY; this comes from the coding sequence ATGAACATTTTAGTGTTAGGAGCCACCGGACGGGTTGGAAGTCATCTTGTTGCTAACGCCCTGCGTTCGAATCATCATGTAACTGCACTGGTTAGAAATCCGGAAAAGGTACATATCAGCGATAACAATTTCGTTCTGCATCAAGGGAATGCTTTAATCAAAGAGGATATTCATCAAGCCATGCTGGGTGCTGATCTCGTTGTTAGTGCCTTGGGTACAGATGGAACAACTACATTATCACAATCTACGAGATTGATTGTTGAGGTTATGGCTCAGGAGCATATCCAAAGAATCATTACCATCGGTACTGCAGGAATATTGGAAAGTCGAACTGATCCTGACATGTTTCGTTTTCAATCCTCCGAATCCAAACGTAAGTCAACACGCGCAGCTGAAGAGCATCTGGAGATGTACAACATGCTCAAGGCCTCAGAGCTAAAATGGACCATTGTGTGCCCTACCTACTTATATGATGGAGAATCTCTTGGTACGTATCGGATTGAGCGCGACTACTTGCCTGTCGGTGGAACTTCAATTTCAGTAAAGGATACGGCAGAGTTTGCTTATCAGCAATTCATGTCTGATGACTATGTACAGTCTCGTGTAGGCATAGCCTACTAA
- a CDS encoding amino acid ABC transporter substrate-binding protein/permease, with protein sequence MKTTKISFFILSLMLLLVSGLSGWVGNAAAASDSGKTYIIGTDVTFAPFEYEDENGDFVGIDMDLLDAIAKDQNFKYQIKALGFNAAVQALEANQVDGVIAGMSITDERKAKFDFSDTYFESGVVMGVSANNDTIKSYEDLRGQKVAVKTGTEGYSFAESIASEYGFTIVPFDESYQMYEDVKTGNSVACFEDYPVLAYGVNQNNGLKIVTDKEEGAPYGFAVSKGKNQELLEMFNAGLTNIKANGEYKRITETYLGENAPTVANQSRWELIQKSLPALFKGLGNTLLYTVVSLFFAFIIGLIFGFMKVGQNKFLRGVATVFVDIFRGIPLIVLAFFIYFGIPQAMGFTMPLFLAAILTLSLNAGAYVTEIIRGGIQSIDRGQMEAARSLGLPYRKAMIKIVIPQAVRVMIPSFINQMVITLKDTSILSVIGLVELTQSGKIVIARTFSSFDIWLTVAVMYLIVIITLTKLADYLEVKVRRG encoded by the coding sequence ATGAAAACAACGAAGATCTCATTTTTTATACTTTCACTGATGCTGCTCCTGGTGAGCGGTCTATCAGGGTGGGTTGGGAACGCTGCTGCAGCATCCGATTCAGGCAAGACTTATATCATCGGAACTGATGTCACATTTGCTCCATTCGAATATGAAGATGAGAATGGTGATTTTGTTGGTATCGATATGGACTTGCTGGATGCCATTGCGAAAGACCAAAATTTCAAGTATCAAATCAAAGCTTTGGGGTTCAATGCAGCTGTACAGGCACTTGAAGCCAATCAGGTTGATGGTGTCATTGCAGGAATGAGTATAACGGACGAAAGAAAAGCAAAATTTGATTTTTCAGATACTTATTTTGAATCAGGTGTCGTTATGGGTGTTAGTGCCAACAATGACACAATCAAGAGTTATGAAGACCTTCGTGGACAAAAGGTAGCGGTAAAAACCGGAACAGAAGGGTATAGTTTTGCAGAGTCCATTGCTTCAGAGTACGGATTCACGATCGTTCCGTTTGATGAATCTTACCAAATGTACGAAGATGTCAAAACCGGCAATTCCGTAGCGTGCTTTGAAGATTATCCTGTGCTGGCCTATGGCGTCAATCAGAATAACGGATTGAAAATTGTTACAGACAAAGAAGAAGGGGCTCCCTACGGATTTGCAGTAAGCAAAGGGAAAAATCAAGAGCTTCTAGAGATGTTTAATGCAGGTCTTACTAATATTAAAGCGAATGGTGAGTATAAACGCATTACCGAGACATATCTTGGTGAGAACGCTCCGACTGTTGCTAATCAAAGCCGTTGGGAGCTCATCCAGAAATCTCTTCCTGCCTTGTTTAAAGGGTTAGGAAACACACTTTTATACACGGTCGTATCACTGTTCTTCGCCTTTATCATCGGTCTGATATTCGGATTCATGAAGGTGGGACAAAACAAATTCCTTCGTGGTGTTGCCACTGTATTTGTAGATATCTTCCGCGGCATTCCGCTGATTGTCCTGGCATTCTTTATCTATTTCGGGATTCCACAGGCGATGGGCTTCACGATGCCATTGTTCCTGGCGGCTATTCTGACACTTAGTCTGAATGCAGGGGCGTATGTAACCGAAATTATCCGAGGCGGGATTCAATCGATTGATCGTGGTCAGATGGAAGCTGCCCGTTCATTGGGACTTCCTTACCGCAAAGCGATGATCAAGATCGTTATTCCGCAGGCCGTGCGGGTTATGATTCCGTCCTTCATTAACCAGATGGTGATTACGTTGAAGGATACGTCCATCCTATCCGTTATTGGTCTCGTGGAGTTGACACAATCAGGTAAAATTGTCATCGCAAGAACGTTCTCCTCTTTTGACATTTGGTTAACGGTTGCTGTTATGTATCTGATTGTTATCATCACATTGACCAAACTTGCTGATTATCTGGAGGTGAAGGTTCGTCGTGGCTAA